In one Sporomusa sphaeroides DSM 2875 genomic region, the following are encoded:
- the argR gene encoding arginine repressor, producing the protein MKTLRHSKIKEIVERYVIETQEDLADALSKQGIDITQATVSRDIKELMLIKVPTGDGRYRYAFPPEQNIVLSQARMERTFHDSIVTIDYSQNIVVLRTLPGTAQAVAYTIDYVKWPEIIGTVAGDDTIFVLVKPVEAVPQVIAKFQSLMGRGM; encoded by the coding sequence TTGAAGACGTTACGTCATTCAAAGATTAAAGAAATTGTCGAGCGTTATGTAATTGAAACCCAAGAGGATTTAGCTGACGCGCTTAGCAAACAAGGCATTGATATTACACAAGCCACTGTTTCCCGCGACATAAAAGAACTCATGTTAATTAAAGTACCGACAGGCGACGGGCGGTATCGTTATGCTTTTCCGCCTGAGCAAAATATTGTTTTGTCGCAAGCCCGTATGGAGCGCACTTTTCATGATTCAATAGTCACTATTGATTATAGCCAGAATATTGTTGTTCTGCGGACACTGCCGGGCACCGCTCAGGCAGTCGCCTATACTATTGACTATGTAAAGTGGCCTGAAATTATCGGCACAGTGGCCGGTGATGATACCATCTTCGTACTGGTAAAGCCTGTTGAAGCTGTTCCGCAAGTCATAGCAAAATTCCAATCGCTGATGGGGCGGGGAATGTAG
- the recN gene encoding DNA repair protein RecN yields the protein MLKSLTVVNFALIDRAHIEFVPGLTILTGETGAGKSILIDALSAIIGGKASSDSIRTGADDFRVEAVFDIAGIHSLDSILDEQGIVPEDDGSLIIARRLTRHGKNSIHVNGCQVTLAILRKIGEKLVDMHGQHENQALLKPEVHLALTDTFAADIKPKLDEYRQTYKKWLKLKTELTGLTQDSRERLQREEMLAWQTQEIAAAALVSGEEEKLESQVKVLANAEKITKAISRSYMLLSQGNKGFSGIVSCLADIKQELELAARYDQAIEQQLAVVTESLYQLEETMSELRNYQENIDFNPAKLAKLEDRLDIIYKLKKKYGATVDDILQYYEQASSELTAITNYDERLSQLEQEEHSLSLKVEQLADELDSRRRAAGLELAKQISVHLADLGMPKAQLLVAVKRNQQYTANGANDVYFLFSANPGEEPKVLHKIASGGELSRIALAIKTVCSERDETATMVFDEVDAGIGGQTAQKVAEKIARIAAFDKQVLCITHLPQIASMADCHIYIEKIVEEERTRTQVTTLNPDAQITELARMASGEITKLSMDNAAQMLENSKKKKENWKNKA from the coding sequence ATGCTGAAATCACTGACTGTCGTCAATTTTGCGCTTATTGACAGAGCTCATATTGAATTTGTCCCTGGCCTAACCATTTTGACAGGGGAAACCGGAGCAGGCAAATCTATTTTAATTGATGCATTATCAGCTATCATTGGTGGCAAAGCTTCGTCAGATTCTATCCGTACCGGGGCTGATGACTTCCGGGTGGAAGCGGTATTCGATATAGCTGGTATTCATTCCCTGGATAGCATCCTTGATGAGCAAGGGATTGTGCCGGAAGATGATGGCAGCTTGATTATCGCCAGACGTTTGACCAGACATGGGAAAAATTCCATTCATGTCAACGGCTGTCAGGTAACCCTGGCTATTCTCCGGAAAATTGGCGAAAAACTTGTTGATATGCATGGGCAGCATGAGAACCAGGCCCTGTTAAAACCTGAGGTTCATTTGGCTCTTACTGATACTTTTGCCGCCGATATCAAGCCCAAATTAGATGAATACCGCCAAACTTACAAAAAGTGGCTAAAACTTAAAACAGAGCTTACCGGGCTTACACAAGATTCGCGGGAACGCTTGCAGCGTGAAGAAATGCTAGCCTGGCAAACCCAGGAGATTGCTGCCGCCGCTCTGGTTTCCGGTGAAGAAGAAAAACTGGAAAGTCAAGTCAAGGTTTTGGCTAACGCCGAAAAAATTACTAAGGCCATATCGCGTTCCTATATGCTGTTAAGCCAGGGAAATAAAGGCTTTAGCGGCATAGTTTCCTGTCTGGCCGATATCAAACAGGAGCTTGAATTGGCTGCACGCTATGATCAGGCTATTGAGCAGCAATTAGCTGTTGTAACCGAATCGCTGTACCAACTGGAAGAAACAATGAGTGAATTAAGAAATTACCAGGAAAATATAGACTTTAACCCAGCTAAACTGGCTAAGTTGGAAGACCGTCTTGACATAATTTATAAACTTAAGAAAAAGTACGGAGCAACGGTTGACGACATATTGCAATACTATGAGCAGGCCAGCAGTGAGCTTACTGCCATAACTAATTATGATGAACGGCTTAGTCAGCTTGAACAGGAAGAACACAGCCTCTCGCTTAAGGTGGAGCAATTGGCTGACGAGCTTGACAGTCGGCGCCGGGCAGCCGGTCTGGAGCTGGCAAAGCAGATATCAGTCCATTTAGCTGATTTAGGTATGCCAAAAGCACAATTACTGGTTGCCGTCAAGCGAAACCAGCAATATACTGCCAATGGTGCCAATGACGTATATTTCCTGTTTTCAGCAAATCCGGGTGAAGAGCCTAAGGTATTGCATAAAATTGCGTCAGGCGGCGAATTATCACGGATAGCGTTAGCTATCAAAACAGTATGCTCCGAACGGGATGAAACCGCTACTATGGTTTTTGACGAAGTTGATGCCGGTATTGGTGGACAGACAGCCCAAAAAGTAGCTGAGAAAATTGCCAGAATTGCCGCTTTCGACAAACAAGTATTGTGTATAACTCATCTGCCGCAAATTGCTTCCATGGCCGACTGTCATATTTATATCGAAAAAATTGTTGAAGAGGAACGAACAAGAACACAGGTTACTACCCTTAATCCGGACGCTCAAATTACCGAATTGGCCAGAATGGCATCTGGTGAGATAACAAAATTATCTATGGATAATGCAGCTCAAATGCTCGAAAATTCTAAGAAAAAAAAAGAAAACTGGAAAAATAAAGCGTAA
- the spoIVB gene encoding SpoIVB peptidase, whose protein sequence is MTRFNRLLNSRLILAMLIISTIFAFCFSPQFRNIYGLPMHIRVIEGETALFDVNFPLTVRVKQDGGSIRIQAPELLPTMALSRPVSLEPVKLGQSTIEFKLFGIIPFRTVKVDVLPPIKLVPGGHSIGVVLRSQGVIVVGNSPVLTMQGQYVTPAKDAGIAVGDVIISINGTPVQSDAQVAEIIDESGKNKRNIDVLLKRTEGQQHVTVSPVLCHDTKRYRIGLFVRDSAAGVGTLSFYESESKIYGALGHIITDSDTNQPIDCEQGKIVLATVSGIQHGKRGHPGEKIGVFIEEDHLLGNISKNTQFGIYGELNARLVNEKYPEAIPVASMSQIQLGPAEMLTVVDGQTIEQFAIEIQKINLQEAPESKGLVVKVTDQRLIEKTGGIVQGMSGSPIIQNGKLVGAITHVFVHDPTSGYGCFVDWMLMESGIIPKNERQSARKLFSFLADFCVPASNHLLLLITYTI, encoded by the coding sequence ATGACAAGATTTAATCGTTTACTGAACAGCAGGTTAATTTTGGCAATGTTGATTATCAGCACAATCTTTGCATTTTGTTTTTCTCCCCAATTCCGGAATATTTACGGTCTTCCCATGCATATTAGGGTCATTGAGGGTGAGACAGCGCTGTTTGATGTAAATTTTCCACTTACCGTCAGGGTTAAGCAGGATGGTGGCAGCATTCGTATACAAGCACCGGAGTTATTGCCAACAATGGCGTTATCCCGGCCGGTCTCGCTCGAACCTGTCAAGCTTGGGCAATCGACTATCGAGTTTAAATTATTCGGTATAATACCGTTTCGAACCGTCAAAGTAGATGTATTGCCGCCCATAAAACTTGTTCCCGGAGGGCACTCCATCGGCGTGGTGCTTCGTTCCCAAGGGGTTATCGTTGTTGGTAACTCACCCGTATTAACCATGCAGGGGCAATATGTTACTCCGGCAAAAGATGCTGGCATTGCCGTAGGTGATGTAATTATCAGCATTAACGGAACACCTGTGCAAAGTGATGCCCAAGTAGCCGAAATTATTGACGAGAGCGGTAAAAACAAACGAAATATTGATGTTTTGCTTAAACGTACCGAAGGTCAGCAACATGTTACTGTATCGCCAGTACTATGTCATGATACCAAACGTTACCGCATTGGTTTATTTGTACGGGATAGTGCGGCAGGAGTCGGGACACTGTCTTTTTATGAATCAGAGTCAAAAATCTACGGCGCTTTAGGGCACATAATTACTGACAGTGATACTAATCAGCCCATAGATTGCGAACAGGGTAAAATTGTACTTGCCACAGTATCAGGCATTCAGCATGGAAAAAGGGGTCATCCGGGAGAAAAAATAGGTGTTTTCATTGAAGAAGATCACTTGCTAGGCAATATTAGCAAGAATACCCAGTTCGGAATTTATGGTGAATTGAATGCACGACTTGTAAATGAAAAATATCCTGAAGCTATCCCGGTGGCGTCTATGAGCCAGATTCAACTGGGTCCTGCTGAAATGCTGACAGTGGTCGACGGACAAACCATTGAGCAATTTGCTATTGAAATTCAAAAAATTAATTTGCAGGAAGCTCCTGAAAGCAAGGGCTTGGTTGTTAAAGTTACTGACCAACGACTGATAGAAAAGACCGGGGGGATTGTGCAGGGCATGAGCGGCAGCCCCATTATTCAAAACGGTAAACTCGTAGGTGCAATAACTCATGTATTTGTTCATGACCCAACCAGCGGTTATGGTTGTTTTGTGGATTGGATGCTGATGGAAAGCGGGATAATTCCTAAAAATGAACGCCAGTCTGCCAGAAAATTATTTAGTTTTCTGGCAGACTTTTGTGTTCCTGCCAGTAATCACCTTTTGCTGCTCATAACGTATACTATATAG
- a CDS encoding AAA family ATPase encodes MAYLCPEEVLAAIGTGELSPIEAFKKLREIETSTGGDFASAQSNVEERIEKILHELDNLIGLSEVKKLVREIYAFIEIQKRREKERLNTEPLVLHMIFKGNPGTGKTTVARIMGKVFREMGVLSRGHLIEVERADLVGEYIGHTAQKTREQLKKAYGGILFIDEAYSLARGGEKDFGKEAIDCMVKPWKQSSR; translated from the coding sequence ATGGCTTATCTATGCCCTGAAGAAGTATTAGCTGCTATTGGAACAGGGGAATTATCACCAATAGAAGCATTTAAAAAACTACGTGAAATTGAAACTAGTACTGGCGGTGATTTTGCCAGTGCTCAGTCCAATGTAGAGGAACGGATTGAAAAAATTCTCCATGAGCTTGATAATCTTATCGGCTTATCTGAGGTAAAAAAGCTGGTCAGAGAGATATACGCATTTATTGAAATTCAAAAACGCCGGGAAAAAGAGCGTTTAAATACTGAACCGTTGGTACTGCACATGATTTTCAAAGGTAACCCCGGTACAGGCAAAACTACAGTGGCCAGGATTATGGGCAAGGTATTCCGGGAAATGGGAGTATTGTCACGCGGGCATCTTATTGAAGTGGAACGGGCAGATCTGGTTGGCGAATATATTGGTCATACCGCCCAAAAGACAAGAGAACAACTCAAAAAAGCTTATGGGGGTATCTTGTTTATTGACGAAGCCTATTCATTAGCCAGAGGCGGTGAGAAGGATTTTGGCAAAGAAGCCATCGATTGTATGGTGAAACCGTGGAAGCAAAGCAGCAGATGA
- a CDS encoding recombinase family protein, with product MKVAIYARVSTDQQAEKGYSIETQLEACRKYADELRAVTVEEFVDDGYSAEFIERPALTRLRAAVKAKQFAAVIFYDPDRMARNLLHQLIIAEEIDKSGAELKFVVVNYDQSADGKFMFGIRGLLAELEKEKIKERTMRGKRGKAAKGLVISDTKPFGYTFDPQNSTYVINKKEAEIVCLIFDFMVKEKMGTAKICKELNARGIPSPRTKNAWIVSSVHRILTNTLYKGVLYSMKYRYEKIGLKQKRRTLRPESEWIPVFVPAIIDEMTWQAAQQQLRENKNLAKRNLKHNYLLQGLVSCAKCGRAMVISRSGGKEHSYYACISRKSASYACSGRKSCIARQIPTEVLDTYVFKYLLEHYYNPVKIGEYIQEFAGRKDLQKYEMALEQLTKAEKELTKQKTAVLRWFHQKILSEVEVETQLQDIRQQLSTILHLKKSYETELAAIPQTPSLNEVIEKIDLKIQETEFTITEKKAALRAIIDSIIVERIDNTRGRGSRPEINVMLKLK from the coding sequence ATGAAAGTAGCTATTTACGCCCGTGTCTCAACCGATCAACAGGCAGAAAAAGGCTACTCCATCGAGACTCAGCTTGAAGCTTGCCGAAAATATGCCGATGAACTGCGGGCTGTTACGGTGGAAGAGTTCGTTGATGACGGCTATTCGGCAGAGTTTATCGAACGTCCGGCCCTTACCCGCTTACGTGCAGCAGTAAAAGCTAAGCAGTTTGCTGCAGTTATCTTCTATGACCCGGACAGGATGGCCAGAAATTTGCTGCATCAGCTGATCATTGCCGAAGAAATTGACAAGTCTGGTGCTGAACTGAAGTTTGTAGTGGTAAATTACGATCAATCAGCAGACGGTAAGTTTATGTTTGGGATCCGCGGTTTATTGGCAGAACTTGAAAAGGAAAAAATCAAAGAGCGTACCATGCGCGGTAAACGTGGCAAAGCAGCTAAAGGGCTGGTGATTAGTGATACTAAACCATTTGGTTACACCTTTGATCCCCAAAACAGCACTTATGTTATTAATAAGAAAGAGGCCGAAATAGTCTGTTTGATCTTTGACTTTATGGTTAAAGAAAAAATGGGGACAGCCAAAATCTGCAAAGAGCTTAATGCCCGGGGTATCCCTTCTCCCCGCACTAAAAACGCCTGGATTGTTTCCAGCGTACATAGGATACTGACCAATACCCTGTATAAAGGTGTTTTGTATTCCATGAAATATCGCTATGAAAAAATCGGCTTGAAACAGAAAAGACGAACTCTGCGACCGGAGTCGGAGTGGATACCTGTATTTGTTCCGGCAATTATTGATGAAATGACCTGGCAGGCCGCACAACAGCAGCTCCGGGAAAATAAGAACCTTGCCAAACGCAATCTAAAGCACAATTATCTCTTACAGGGTCTTGTCAGCTGTGCGAAATGCGGGCGAGCCATGGTAATCTCCCGTTCCGGCGGCAAAGAGCACAGTTATTATGCCTGCATTAGCCGGAAAAGTGCATCCTATGCTTGTTCCGGCCGGAAATCCTGTATAGCCAGGCAGATTCCTACCGAAGTACTAGATACCTATGTGTTCAAGTATTTGCTGGAACACTATTATAATCCGGTTAAGATCGGCGAATATATTCAGGAATTTGCCGGTCGTAAAGACCTTCAGAAGTATGAAATGGCATTAGAGCAACTAACCAAAGCTGAAAAGGAGCTGACAAAACAAAAAACTGCTGTGCTTCGCTGGTTTCACCAAAAGATATTGTCAGAGGTGGAAGTCGAAACTCAATTACAAGACATTAGGCAACAACTCAGCACCATTTTGCACCTGAAAAAATCCTATGAAACTGAATTAGCCGCTATCCCTCAGACGCCTTCGCTAAACGAAGTTATTGAAAAAATTGACCTTAAAATACAGGAAACCGAGTTCACTATAACTGAAAAAAAAGCCGCCTTACGAGCCATAATCGACAGCATTATTGTTGAACGAATAGATAATACCCGCGGCCGTGGCAGCCGGCCTGAAATCAATGTTATGCTCAAATTAAAATGA
- a CDS encoding AAA family ATPase: protein MEDHKDEIILILAGYQQEMEKFMQTNPGLHSRFPIHIDFPDYNRQELLQIAEQLCAKRQYQLTVQAKSALLHSLNPPANNSDDKFGNARTVRNIIEKAIRRQAVRLISKHSTTREELMVIEPRDITGVEPCENV from the coding sequence ATGGAAGATCATAAAGATGAGATTATTCTTATCTTAGCCGGTTATCAGCAAGAAATGGAAAAATTTATGCAGACTAATCCGGGACTGCATTCCCGGTTTCCGATTCACATTGATTTTCCCGATTACAATAGACAGGAATTGCTGCAAATTGCCGAACAGTTATGTGCAAAACGCCAGTATCAGCTTACTGTTCAGGCAAAAAGTGCGTTATTACATTCGCTAAATCCGCCGGCAAACAATAGTGATGATAAATTCGGCAATGCACGCACGGTAAGGAACATTATTGAGAAAGCGATAAGGCGGCAGGCTGTGCGCCTTATCAGTAAGCATTCTACCACCAGAGAAGAATTGATGGTCATAGAACCAAGGGATATTACGGGGGTGGAGCCATGCGAGAATGTGTAA
- a CDS encoding GTPase, with protein sequence MRECVIIGRPNSGKTMFALNFAGYLGAKSVDVTFRTYDDLMTCRHFSLEEGKRELCGMALHKTRSLQSVVLRMTVGKTAVNFKLTDTCGVSEQIHQDGTIRKGMAQTIALLRSADLILHMVDLSLIGKNLINNTSTIDHEFYNYGIVRKSYLLLGNKYDLHSAKDNLVHLTAAFPKATVIPISALYSQGFKEVKACVARNI encoded by the coding sequence ATGCGAGAATGTGTAATTATTGGTCGGCCTAATTCAGGCAAAACTATGTTTGCCCTTAATTTTGCCGGCTATCTTGGCGCCAAAAGTGTTGATGTAACTTTTCGCACCTACGATGATTTAATGACCTGCCGGCATTTTTCGCTCGAAGAAGGAAAGCGGGAATTATGCGGTATGGCCCTACATAAAACGCGATCTTTGCAATCCGTGGTTTTACGGATGACAGTAGGCAAGACGGCGGTAAATTTTAAACTTACTGATACTTGTGGCGTTAGTGAACAAATACACCAGGATGGAACCATTCGTAAAGGGATGGCGCAGACCATTGCCTTACTGCGTTCTGCCGACCTTATTTTGCATATGGTAGATTTATCTCTTATCGGCAAAAATCTTATAAATAATACGTCTACTATTGACCATGAGTTTTATAACTATGGTATTGTTCGCAAATCATATTTGTTGCTAGGCAACAAATATGATTTGCATTCAGCTAAAGACAACTTAGTGCATTTGACAGCCGCTTTTCCTAAGGCTACAGTTATTCCCATATCTGCACTGTATAGTCAGGGATTTAAAGAGGTGAAAGCCTGTGTGGCTAGAAATATTTGA
- the hflX gene encoding GTPase HflX, with the protein MPEVHGEKDGLKKVLIDSLEQLYQYTVPFGQTITTELAQAMAAIAEQLNREIAVYINRRGIVVQVAVGDTKTVTLPATDGRRSPGRLSGIRCIHTHPGGDSRLSSIDVASLKKLRFDIMAAIGIKNGIHEISFGFISGHTADEYDVRTVGPISLKEFIQIDLGYLTNQLERLLDSKEAVSTMAQSEKALLVGVDRQGDWDVSHSLSELAQLTETAGAEVVGSVWQKRSRMDAAYFIGRGKVQEISLVRQELGANIIIFDDELSPAQQRNLEQALGIKVIDRPALILDIFAQRAQSHEGKLQVELAQLKYNLPRLGGQGLVLSRLGGGIGTRGPGETKLEVDRRRIRSRINDIEQEIENLKKHRALHRERRQAARVPTTALIGYTNAGKSTLLNKLTAAGVLAEDKLFATLDSTTRRSILPGGKEFLLTDTVGFIQKLPHQLIAAFRGTLEEVVQADLLLHIIDASHPQYEQHIQAVYQVLRELGAETKPVITVFNKMDKLDNPHITGRMLREPNTIAVSAENGTNLDKLLVMIEDNLKATTVDATLLIPYDQSGLIAKLYDLATVYSVAYEEAGIAVAVSLPPEQFERYKKYIPGEE; encoded by the coding sequence TTGCCTGAAGTGCATGGAGAAAAGGACGGCTTAAAGAAAGTACTTATAGATAGCCTGGAGCAGTTATACCAATATACGGTTCCGTTTGGGCAGACAATTACAACTGAGTTGGCACAAGCTATGGCGGCTATCGCCGAGCAATTAAACCGTGAAATAGCCGTATATATTAACCGGCGGGGAATCGTTGTGCAGGTGGCGGTTGGCGATACTAAGACAGTAACTCTGCCGGCAACAGACGGCAGACGGTCGCCGGGCCGCCTGAGCGGCATCCGGTGCATACATACCCATCCGGGCGGCGATAGCCGGTTAAGCAGTATCGATGTGGCATCACTTAAAAAGCTGCGGTTTGATATTATGGCCGCCATTGGTATTAAAAACGGTATTCATGAGATTAGTTTTGGTTTTATTTCAGGCCATACTGCTGACGAATATGATGTACGAACAGTAGGCCCAATATCACTTAAGGAGTTTATCCAAATTGATTTGGGTTACCTAACCAATCAGCTTGAACGTTTGTTGGACAGCAAAGAGGCTGTTTCCACTATGGCTCAATCAGAAAAAGCGCTGCTTGTAGGTGTTGATCGGCAAGGTGACTGGGATGTCAGCCACTCACTCAGTGAACTGGCCCAGTTAACGGAAACGGCTGGTGCTGAAGTTGTCGGGTCTGTTTGGCAGAAACGCAGTCGTATGGATGCCGCCTATTTTATAGGACGTGGTAAGGTGCAGGAGATTAGCCTTGTGCGGCAGGAACTGGGTGCCAATATCATCATTTTTGACGATGAGCTTTCGCCTGCACAGCAACGTAACTTGGAACAGGCTCTGGGGATTAAGGTGATTGATCGTCCGGCGCTAATTTTGGATATATTTGCTCAAAGAGCACAGTCACATGAAGGTAAACTTCAGGTTGAACTGGCTCAGCTCAAATATAATCTTCCGCGCCTGGGCGGACAGGGTCTGGTATTGTCACGCTTAGGCGGCGGCATCGGTACCCGCGGACCTGGAGAAACCAAACTGGAAGTAGACCGGCGGCGCATACGGTCAAGAATTAATGATATTGAGCAGGAAATTGAAAATCTGAAGAAACACCGTGCTTTACACCGTGAGCGTCGCCAGGCGGCGAGAGTGCCTACAACCGCTTTGATTGGCTATACCAATGCCGGTAAATCAACCTTGCTTAATAAGCTGACTGCTGCCGGGGTACTGGCAGAGGACAAGCTGTTTGCGACTTTGGACTCAACCACCAGGAGAAGCATATTGCCGGGCGGCAAGGAATTTTTGCTGACAGATACGGTAGGTTTTATCCAAAAGCTTCCGCACCAGTTAATCGCGGCTTTTCGCGGCACACTGGAAGAGGTGGTGCAAGCTGATCTACTGCTGCATATTATTGATGCCAGCCATCCTCAGTATGAACAGCATATTCAGGCTGTGTATCAAGTGCTGAGGGAATTAGGGGCTGAAACTAAGCCGGTTATTACTGTGTTCAACAAAATGGATAAACTTGATAACCCGCACATTACCGGGCGTATGCTGCGGGAACCGAATACTATTGCGGTATCTGCAGAAAACGGCACAAATCTTGATAAACTGCTGGTGATGATCGAGGATAATCTAAAAGCAACCACAGTGGATGCAACATTGCTGATACCTTATGACCAAAGCGGTTTAATCGCAAAACTATATGATTTGGCGACAGTGTATTCGGTAGCCTATGAAGAGGCCGGTATTGCAGTTGCTGTTTCTTTACCGCCAGAGCAATTTGAGCGTTATAAAAAATATATACCAGGAGAGGAATAA
- a CDS encoding aminotransferase class I/II-fold pyridoxal phosphate-dependent enzyme translates to MNLFPSNIAALKIKALETARPLFAAVDDIAEQNTAKVLKAFRNHQVSEYLFRTTTGYGYGDSGRERLEAVWAELGGAEKALVRTQFVSGTHALACVLFGLLRPGDELLAVTGAPYDTMQTVIGYKVHTPGSLKECGIGYRELPMNPEGVNIAAIAGHMRKNTRIALIQRSRGYSLRKPLSIAEIKVVCAEIKRHNPECICFVDNCYGEFVDTLEPTAVGADIMAGSLIKNPGGGIAPSGGYIAGKDDLVDMAAYRLTAPGLGGELGASLADSRLLYQGLFLAPHVVAQSLKGAIFAAVLFDLLGYKTLPQADDIRSDIIQAIELGSPEKMIAFCQGLQQYSPVDAHVHPVPGPMPGYTDQVIMAGGTFIQGSSIELSADGPLRPPYIVYLQGGLTFEHAMLGILGAASAIAEL, encoded by the coding sequence ATGAACTTATTTCCCAGTAACATTGCCGCCCTTAAAATCAAAGCACTGGAAACGGCACGCCCGCTGTTCGCAGCGGTAGATGATATTGCCGAACAAAATACCGCTAAAGTACTGAAGGCTTTTCGTAATCACCAGGTTTCCGAATACCTTTTCCGGACAACAACCGGTTATGGCTATGGGGACAGCGGGAGGGAACGCCTGGAAGCAGTTTGGGCTGAGCTAGGCGGTGCCGAAAAGGCGTTGGTACGCACTCAGTTTGTATCAGGCACCCATGCCTTGGCCTGTGTGCTATTCGGTTTATTGCGTCCGGGGGATGAATTGCTGGCAGTTACCGGCGCGCCCTATGACACCATGCAAACCGTCATCGGCTACAAGGTTCATACGCCCGGCTCCTTAAAAGAATGCGGTATTGGCTACCGCGAGTTGCCGATGAATCCGGAGGGGGTTAATATTGCGGCTATTGCCGGACATATGCGCAAGAACACTAGAATAGCGCTTATCCAACGCTCACGTGGGTATAGTCTGAGAAAACCGCTTTCTATCGCTGAAATTAAAGTCGTATGTGCTGAAATAAAGCGGCATAATCCTGAATGCATCTGCTTTGTGGACAACTGTTATGGCGAATTTGTCGATACCCTGGAACCGACTGCCGTGGGAGCTGACATTATGGCCGGGTCGCTGATTAAAAATCCTGGAGGCGGAATCGCGCCTTCCGGCGGCTATATTGCAGGCAAAGATGATTTGGTTGATATGGCCGCCTATCGTTTAACAGCACCCGGATTGGGAGGGGAACTGGGGGCCAGTCTGGCTGACAGCCGCTTATTATATCAGGGATTATTCTTAGCACCGCATGTTGTGGCCCAGTCTCTCAAAGGCGCAATCTTTGCGGCTGTGTTGTTTGATTTACTGGGGTATAAAACACTGCCGCAAGCTGATGATATACGCAGTGATATTATTCAAGCCATTGAATTAGGGTCGCCGGAAAAAATGATTGCTTTTTGTCAGGGATTACAGCAATATTCGCCGGTAGATGCGCATGTGCACCCTGTGCCTGGGCCGATGCCGGGATATACAGACCAGGTAATTATGGCAGGCGGCACTTTTATTCAGGGGTCATCTATTGAACTTAGCGCCGATGGTCCGCTGCGTCCGCCGTACATTGTCTATTTGCAAGGCGGATTAACCTTTGAACATGCTATGCTGGGTATTTTAGGAGCGGCCAGCGCTATTGCTGAGCTATAA